A stretch of DNA from Mucilaginibacter daejeonensis:
GAGTTCCAGCCCGAGACCGATGATTCTTTGGTGAGATACCTGGTATCTCGAGCCAACGTGTCCGAGCAATCTGCCAAGTACTTCATTGATAAATATTTACAGAACCTGTTTCAACAGGCCGAGATCGGCGAAGCTTTGTTAGGCGGCTTAGGCTGGCTATCGAAGGATGGCGATAAATTGCATTTCAGGGCTGATAAGCGTATGAGCGCTACCGTGGCCACCTTTGGCTTTAGTCCGGTAGATCTTAATGCTCAACTCGTTGCTGCCGAAAAAGAACTGAACGAGCCGTTCAACCAGCCGGAAGTACCTACACCGGCACCTCAGGAAGTTGTGCCTCCTGCAACACCGGTACAACAAGTGCCGGAGCCAGTGGTACCAGTAAGTCATGAGCCAACACCTGTTCCTGAGCCTGTGATCGAAGCACCAGTTGTTATCGAGCCGGTTCAACCTGTTGAGGTAACTCCTGCTATTCCTGTACAAGAAACACCAGTAAGCGCTGTGACTCCTGTGGAGGTACCGGAGGTGGTCAACACACCTACGCAGGTGTCGCCGCTTATGCGCCGCAACCAGAACGACACTCCACGTACTCCTCCTGCCACGCCCGAGCCACCGGCTCGTGTAATTCAGCCAAAAGCAGCGGCACCGGTACCTGACCAGTACCCTCAGCCAGGTAAGAAAGAACCAGCCAAGCAGTTCTACGAGAACCCTTGGTTAATGGCGCTGATCGTAGGCGCGGTCGTTATTGCGGGCCTTGTCATGTTCTATCCCCGGCAAGGCAGGGTCGCAGGAACTGAAAGGTCTCAAAAGGATGTAGTGACACCCAGCACCGACTCGGTGAAGGTCACACCATCTGTTGCGGCCCCGGTACTGACCACCGATACTACAGCTGTGCCTTCTAACGATAGTTTGAAAGTCGATAGCGCCAAGACCACGATATCAGGGATGGCTCGAGCCACTCCACTACCTGCTTCGACCGAATTTGCGCCCGAGGTGGAAACACCTGCTAAAGCTGGCAAAGGCAAAGAACTGACCAACCCTAACAATTACCGTTTTGTACTCATTGGCGGCTCATACGGTACCTGGGAGCTTGCCCGCGAGGCAGCTGCACGATATCATGCCGCCGGCATCGATGCTTCAGCGTTCGAGAACACCGGACGTACCGTTAAAGTAGCCTTGGGTTATTTTGCTACCTGGCCCGAAGGTCAGGAATACAGGAAGCAACTCATCACTCAGAAAAAGGTATTGAGCTGGAAGTTGTACATGGAAACTCTAAGAAAAAAAGCTAAAAAATGATGTTATTAGTACTGTTGCAAGATACAGCTCAGCAGATCGTAGATACCGCTAACAAAGCCGCACAAACCGTAGCAACGCCTGTTGCCGCCCCTGTTGAGGACCTCCGCTTCGGCGAGCTCATCATGAAAGGTGGTTGGGTAATGATCCCGATCGGTATCCTAGCCGTACTGGGCCTGGTGATCTTCTTCGAGCGTTATTTTACCATCCGCAAAGCTGGTAAGGACGAATCGAACCTGATGTCACAGATCCGCAGCAGCATCACTGCTGGTAAACTGGAATCGGCCGTCGCGGTGGCCCGTAACAGCAACTCGCCGCTTGGCCGCATGTTGCAAAAGGGTCTGTTACGTATCGGTCGCCCCATCAAGGATATCGAAGGCTCTATCGAGAACATCGGTAAACTGGAAGTGTCTAAACTGGAAAAGAACATCGGCATCCTGGGTATCGTTGCAGGTATCGCTCCCATGTTCGGATTCCTGGGTACCATTGCGGGTGTTATCCAGATCTTTTATAACATCTCCAAGACCGACAATATCAGTATGGGTGCCATCTCAGGTGGTCTGTACGTAAAAATGGTGACCTCGGCCGCTGGTCTGTTAGTGGGTATCGTGGCCTACGTATGTTACCACGTACTGAACATGATGGTAGATAAGGTGATCCTGAAATTGGAGACCGATGCCATCGAATTTATTGACATGTTAGAAGAACCCAGCAGATAATGAATCTCCGTAAAAAACATAGCCGTGCATCGGCTGAGGTACACACCTCGGCCATGAATGATATTATGTTCTTTTTGCTGCTGTTCTTCCTGATCGCCTCTACGGTGACCAACCCTAACGTGATCAAGCTTTTGTTACCGAAGTCGTCATCAGGGCAGGCGGTATCAAAAAAGACCATCAATGTGGCCGTGACACAAGATCTGCGTTACTACGTTGAAAAAAAGGAAGTTCCGGTAGATGCCTTGCAAGCCACCTTAGAGGGCTACAAGAACATGGCAAAAGAACTCACGATAGTGCTTAGCGTTGACCGCACCGTGGCCATACAGGATGTGGTACAGGTAATGGATATTGCGCAAAAGCTGAACATCAAATTGGTATTGGCTACACAGCCTAAGTGATCGATCGCTCATGGACCATCGTCAGGAAGAGAATAATTACCCTAAGGCATTTGCAGCAACGGCCGTGATCATGGCCATACTGATCGGCCTGAGCTACTTTATTGTCTTTCAGCACCCGGCCAAAGAAGAGGACGGCACCGGCGGCATCCTGGTGAATTATGGCACCGTAGATGAAGGCATGGGCGATGACTATATGAGCACCGAAGAACCTTCGGTAGCTGAACAGGCCAACAATACCCGCCCTGATAAGGTGACCACCGCTCCTCCTACTGAGCAGGTAACTCCCAGCGAGAACACCAGCCAGGATGTAGTGACCCAAAATACGGAAGATGCTCCGGAGATAGCGGCCAACAAAAAGCCGGAAAAAGCGGTAACAACTCAGCAGCAACCCACTAAAGAGCCGGCAAAACCGACGATCAACCAGAACGCGATATTTAAAGGCAAGACCAATAACGGTACCGGCGAAGGAGATGGCAACGGCAACACGCCGGGCAACCAGGGGAAGACCACCGGCACCACGCTCACCAACAATTATGATGGCACAGGCTCAGGCAACGGCGGTAACCTTACCGGCATGCCTCAGCGTAACTTCATTAGCAAACCATCGGTAAGTGACGATAGCCGCCGTACCGGTAAAGTGGTGGTAGATATCCGCGTGGATAAGGATGGCAACGTGACCTATGCCCGTGGCGGCGCCCGTGGTACCACCATAACCGATCAGGCCCTGATCGACAAGTGCGAGGATGCGGTAAAACGCGCCCGCCTTAACTCGTTAGACAACGGCCCCGACCTGCAGCAGGGTACCGTGGTGTTCGTTTTCAAAGTACAGTAAGTCAGCTCTTATTATATCCAACGTCATCGCGAGGAACGAAGCGATCTCTGCGGAGGCCGGTCGGTCATATGAATCTTACAGAGATTGCTTCGTGCCTCGCAATGACGGTCTCAAACGCTATCATGAATTACCAGCAAACCCTCGAATATCTATACACTCAACTCCCCATGTTCACCAGGGTGGGTGCGTCGGCTTTTAAAAAGGACCTGACCAATACGCTGGCGTTGTGCGAGGTATTGGATAACCCGCAACACAAATTCAAAAGCATTCACATAGGTGGCACCAATGGCAAGGGTTCTACCTCGCATATGCTGGCCGCGGTGTTGCAAATGGCCGGTTATAAGACCGGGTTATATACTTCCCCTCATCTGAAAGATTTTCGCGAACGCATACGCATCAACGGCGAAATGATCAGCGAGGCCGAAGTGGTGGACTTTGTGGCCAACCAACAAGCCCATATCGATGCTATACAGCCCTCATTTTTTGAAATGACAGTAGCCCTTGCGTTCGATATATTCGCTCGCCACGAGGTGGATATCGCCATCATAGAGGTAGGCTTGGGTGGCCGGTTGGACAGCACCAACGTGATCACGCCTTTGCTATCTATCATTACCAACATCGGCTGGGATCATATGAATATGCTGGGCAATACGCTCCCTGAAATAGCAGGTGAGAAAGCTGGCATCATCAAGCCGCACATCCCCGTTATCATTGGTGAGCGCCAACATGAAATAGAACAGGTCTTCATCGATAAAGCGGCTGCTCAACACGCTGATATCAGATTCGCGTCAGATCATTTTGGGATCATACAAAACGATCAGCCTGCTGATCAGGCGCTACGCAATGTGACCGTTGTTCCAGCACAAGCTAATGCACAGGCCTCCTATCAACTGCAACTTGACCTTACCGGAACTTACCAACTAAAGAACGTGAAAAGCGTACTGCTCGCTGTTGAAGAACTCAATAAGCAGGGCTTTGTGATAACCACTGATCAGGTAAAGCAGGCTTTGGCAAAGGTCAAGACGCTGACCGGATTACAAGGACGCTGGCAAACACTCAGCACGCACCCGCTCACCATTTGCGATACCGGCCACAACCCCGACGGCATACAAGAGGTTTTGAAGAACATAGCGGCCATTCAATTTGACCACCTGCATTTTGTGTTAGGTATGGTGAACGATAAGGATATCACCAAGGTGCTTAAACTCCTTCCCCGAAACGCTACGTACTACTTTTGCCGGCCCGACCTGCCGCGTGGTCTCGAAGCCGAAAGCCTTCAGGAACAAGCACAGGCCGTAGGACTGCAGGGCGAAGTGTACCCATCGGTATTACAAGCACTGAAAGCCGCCCAGCAAAAGGCCACCGACCGCGACCTGGTATTTGCCGGTGGAAGTACCTTTGTGGTGGCCGAAATAGTTTGATATATTTGGGAAAGTTCAGGGCTCATGATCGATTGGAAATGGTCCTTTTTTGGAGGCCATACCACAAGTTACAGCCATGAACGATGCACCTAACATACTACCATGGCCTACCTACCTTTAGCCTCACGATATGAGGAAATGACCTACCGTCGCTGCGGCAATAGCGGCATCCAACTACCGGCACTTTCATTGGGCCTATGGCACAACTTCGGTGGTGTGGATGTTTTCGAGAGCTACCGCAAGATCCTGCAACTGGCGTTCGACAGCGGCATCACCCACTTTGATCTGGCCAACAATTATGGTCCGCCATATGGCTCGGCCGAAGAGAACTTTGGCATCCTGCTTAAAAAGGACCTTGCCGCACATCGCGACGAGCTCATCATCTCGAGCAAAGCAGGTTATGACATGTGGCCCGGCCCTTATGGCAACTGGGGTTCCAAAAAGTACTTGGTAGCCAGTTTGGACCAGAGCCTCAAGCGCATGGGACTTGACTATGTGGACATCTTTTATCACCATCGCCCCGACCCTGATACGCCTTTAGAAGAGACCATGGGTGCGTTAGACCTTATCGTCCGCCAGGGTAAAGCGCTTTACGTAGGCATATCCAATTACCAGGCCACCGAAGCTAAACAAGCCATCGATATCTTAAAGCGTTTGGGCACACCTTGCCTGATCCATCAGCCTAAATACTCTATGTTCGAACGTTGGGTAGAAGGCGGCTTGCTCGATGTATTGGAGCAGGAAGGTGTAGGCTGCATTCCCTTTTCGCCATTGGCGCAAGGCATGCTTACCAATAAATACCTGCACGGCATCCCCGAAGGGTCAAGAGCCGCCAAGGCTTCAGGCCACCTGCAAACAGAGGCCATTACTGATGCAAAGATCGCACAGATCAGGCAACTGAACGATATAGCCATCACCCGTGACCAAACGCTTGCTCAAATGGCGCTGGCCTGGTTAATGAAGGACAAGCGGGTCACCTCAGTGCTGATCGGCGCCAGTAAGCCCGAGCAACTGGCCGACTCGCTTAAATGCCTACAAAACACCCATTTTGAAGCAGAAGAACTGAACCAGATAGAGAACATTTTACAGAACAGACCATAATGCAAAATATCAATTGGGGTATCATTGGCTGCGGCAACGTGACCGAAAAAAAGAGCGGACCAGCTTTTAACAAAGTGACGGGTAGCCAGTTAGTGGCCGTGATGCGTCGTGATGCTGAAAAAGCTGCCGATTACGCAAGCCGTCACAACGTAGGTAAATGGTACAACAATGCCGATGAGGTATTCAACGACCCCGAGATCAACGCCATCTATATCGCCACCCCGCCGTCTTCGCACCTGGAATACACGCTGGCCGCCCTTCAAAAAGGCATGGCCGTTTATGTGGAAAAGCCTGTTGCCATGAACGCCGCAGAAGCCCAGCACATGGCCGAGGCCGCCCGCACTTACGGTGGTAAACTGGTGGTGGCTCACTATCGCCGCCGTTTACCCATGTTTCTGAAAGTGAAGGAACTACTGGATAACAAAGCGATAGGTGATGTTCGCACCATACAAATGCGTTTATGGCAAAGCCGTAAGCCTGCATTAGTGACCAAAGACGCACCCAACTGGCGTACC
This window harbors:
- a CDS encoding MotA/TolQ/ExbB proton channel family protein — protein: MLLVLLQDTAQQIVDTANKAAQTVATPVAAPVEDLRFGELIMKGGWVMIPIGILAVLGLVIFFERYFTIRKAGKDESNLMSQIRSSITAGKLESAVAVARNSNSPLGRMLQKGLLRIGRPIKDIEGSIENIGKLEVSKLEKNIGILGIVAGIAPMFGFLGTIAGVIQIFYNISKTDNISMGAISGGLYVKMVTSAAGLLVGIVAYVCYHVLNMMVDKVILKLETDAIEFIDMLEEPSR
- a CDS encoding ExbD/TolR family protein, with the translated sequence MNLRKKHSRASAEVHTSAMNDIMFFLLLFFLIASTVTNPNVIKLLLPKSSSGQAVSKKTINVAVTQDLRYYVEKKEVPVDALQATLEGYKNMAKELTIVLSVDRTVAIQDVVQVMDIAQKLNIKLVLATQPK
- a CDS encoding cell envelope integrity protein TolA, coding for MDHRQEENNYPKAFAATAVIMAILIGLSYFIVFQHPAKEEDGTGGILVNYGTVDEGMGDDYMSTEEPSVAEQANNTRPDKVTTAPPTEQVTPSENTSQDVVTQNTEDAPEIAANKKPEKAVTTQQQPTKEPAKPTINQNAIFKGKTNNGTGEGDGNGNTPGNQGKTTGTTLTNNYDGTGSGNGGNLTGMPQRNFISKPSVSDDSRRTGKVVVDIRVDKDGNVTYARGGARGTTITDQALIDKCEDAVKRARLNSLDNGPDLQQGTVVFVFKVQ
- a CDS encoding bifunctional folylpolyglutamate synthase/dihydrofolate synthase; its protein translation is MNYQQTLEYLYTQLPMFTRVGASAFKKDLTNTLALCEVLDNPQHKFKSIHIGGTNGKGSTSHMLAAVLQMAGYKTGLYTSPHLKDFRERIRINGEMISEAEVVDFVANQQAHIDAIQPSFFEMTVALAFDIFARHEVDIAIIEVGLGGRLDSTNVITPLLSIITNIGWDHMNMLGNTLPEIAGEKAGIIKPHIPVIIGERQHEIEQVFIDKAAAQHADIRFASDHFGIIQNDQPADQALRNVTVVPAQANAQASYQLQLDLTGTYQLKNVKSVLLAVEELNKQGFVITTDQVKQALAKVKTLTGLQGRWQTLSTHPLTICDTGHNPDGIQEVLKNIAAIQFDHLHFVLGMVNDKDITKVLKLLPRNATYYFCRPDLPRGLEAESLQEQAQAVGLQGEVYPSVLQALKAAQQKATDRDLVFAGGSTFVVAEIV
- the mgrA gene encoding L-glyceraldehyde 3-phosphate reductase is translated as MAYLPLASRYEEMTYRRCGNSGIQLPALSLGLWHNFGGVDVFESYRKILQLAFDSGITHFDLANNYGPPYGSAEENFGILLKKDLAAHRDELIISSKAGYDMWPGPYGNWGSKKYLVASLDQSLKRMGLDYVDIFYHHRPDPDTPLEETMGALDLIVRQGKALYVGISNYQATEAKQAIDILKRLGTPCLIHQPKYSMFERWVEGGLLDVLEQEGVGCIPFSPLAQGMLTNKYLHGIPEGSRAAKASGHLQTEAITDAKIAQIRQLNDIAITRDQTLAQMALAWLMKDKRVTSVLIGASKPEQLADSLKCLQNTHFEAEELNQIENILQNRP
- a CDS encoding Gfo/Idh/MocA family protein, whose product is MQNINWGIIGCGNVTEKKSGPAFNKVTGSQLVAVMRRDAEKAADYASRHNVGKWYNNADEVFNDPEINAIYIATPPSSHLEYTLAALQKGMAVYVEKPVAMNAAEAQHMAEAARTYGGKLVVAHYRRRLPMFLKVKELLDNKAIGDVRTIQMRLWQSRKPALVTKDAPNWRTDPNISGGGYFHDLAPHQLDLMLYFFGQPLRYQGFSLNQSGDTPADDHVTGSILFANNTVFNGSWCFNVAENENMDRCEIIGSEGSISFAVFGTSVTVKVGPREEVFEFEHPENIQHPMISSVVGYLNGEEANPCTIDEAITLMKIIDTFTTN